CACCTCAAATGCGGCTCACCCGCGCGCCGCCAAAAAAGGTTTTCTTTTCCCTCCCCAGCGGGGCCCACGCCTCAGTGGGACACAAGTAACCTCGAGGattcctccctccctctggTAATAGTTGGGTGAGGTCAGCCAACTAGTCTGACACGCGGTCCCCACCTGCAGTCATCAGTCTCCCGCTGGCCGCTGTCATCACTCCTACGGTCAAACCTGGTGCGGGTAAAAACCGTAAAGTATACTCACGTCCTCCAGCAGCAAAGCAGTTAAAAAGGGTCACCTAGATTGACCATTATTTAAGGCTGGTTTAACTGATACACTCACTCACCCGTACCCGTATCCACCAACCTGGTTGCTCATCAGTTATACTACCGGTACTACAATACCAGCACTACGACCatgtgattaaaaaaaaagtacctCCGACTCATATTAGTTgcctcaaatttatctaaatatgaatgtatttatgttttaaaaacgtctagattCTTTCAACAAGTAATTCCGATCGGGAGCACTACAACCATGTACACTATACTGAACTACTGTTCATTCTTTGGACCAGGAGACACATACTCACCGGGacagtaaaaaaagaaatcactGCTCCACCATTTTCAGTTACGCATTCTGCTCATCTGCTAGTACTGTTTTGTCTTAATTAGTTTCCTGCCTTCGTTTTTTGCTtaatgaaaaaagagagaactTTCAAAAGTTCATatgctcaatttttttaattacccACTTtgcttccctttttctttctctctctgtcAATCAGGGGCTCATGCATCTTTCTGTGCTTAAGTAAAGCTGCGGCGTGTGTACATTGACCCCAATTAAGCACCACTGATGACCTGCTAACTACTTTGTTCAGTCCTGCTCAGTTTTGGGAATCCTtttgtaaaaaataaatattctaCTACTTTTGAGGTCACATGAACTTGGACCTGGGCAAAGTTTAGCCTGTCAAATGTACCGCCCTCTCTTTTGGCAATGGAATAACTGCTTCTCTCTCTACTCCAGATCTCTTAGCCTTGCAGTTGCAAGCAGCAGCTACAGCAGAGATGATGAGGTGGTGGTTAGGCTAGGCATTGATGCAGAGTCAAAGGCTCCAGCAGCATCCAATGGTGATGCCCAAAAAGCCCCACTCTTTCTACACATGTGCCAACTGAAGCATGCAACATGATTGTTCACTGCTGGCAGTGCATCCAAGAGCTGGCCCAAACTTTGTTGAGTTGATGCTTTGGAGGAAAATGCCTGCCACTTTGCAAACTTTCTAGCTGAATTCAACAGTAACAACCTAGCTTCCTTTTAAACAGCTTTGTTGTTAGTACATGTTACAGCTTGATCAGGAATTAATCTGAATTAACTAGTGTTTGTTACTTTTTACCTGCAGATTCAGTAACAATGTAGGTGAAGACAAAGCTTGTGCCCAGGCACAAAACCAGCCAATTAGAAGGTCTGATCCCAAACAAGTCAATTAAGTCACTACCAAAACTTGTCAAAGCCGCTGTAGATCAGTATTCAGTACAAGCAGCTAATGCCAAGCAGTTGAAGGTTTGAATGGATCAAGCGGGGACACCACCTAACATGTACAATTCCCTTCAATTCTGTCTTGATTCCGTTGTATTTGGGCGCGAATGCAGTTTGATTCATGTATAGGCAAAAATTCAAGTGTTCCAGAAGGGCGTCAATAAGACAGTCAATTCAGTCAGGACCAGTACTGAAGCTGCAATTCTTATCTGTCTTTGCTTGAAAGTTGCAGCTAAGCTAGGCCCAACCGCCTAAGCTTAAAGAACAATACTCACCAACCGAATAATATCTAGTACTGTTAGTGGGTAAGGGCAATCAAGTGCACATTATCAAAAGTCATCCCTTTTTTGTAGGTGAATCAAAATTGAAAAAGGCATTCTCATGTCCAATCCTCTTGTCTCCTGACAAATTGGATGAGAGGGGAAAACAACTGCACAAGTGCTAGCTAGCCTGTGATCTTGGTTTAGATGatcaaaacaaattagtaAGGGCATGTTCTGTTTTAGGCCTAATTAATGGGCCCACTCAGCTGAACAAAAGAACTGTCATTAGGGCATATATAGTGGAGTGATTACTTTCCAAGGGTGCATGATGAACCTAGTCTTTACAGCAAAGAGGGAGCATGCGAGATCTCCAAGCATTGTGCATCAACACTAGGACAATTTGCATGCACTTCCTAGCTACAAAGTACCTGAAACTTACAGCATCtccagcttttttttttgtcttcctGAGATTGTTTTGTATGCATATTTTAACGGGAAGAGTTGACTGCAAAATTAAagcacaaggaaaaaaaagcaaaaaagggCACGGCATGGTCAACAAGAAATGGTCACTcgcaaaaaacaaacaagaaatgGTCAAACACTATCTGCAATTAAGCAAGCAAAGTACCAAACCATGGTACTAATTCAGGAGAATAATGCTCATTGAAGAACATCATGTCCGGCCTAGTAAAATAAGAGATCCATTTCCTCTAGCTGGCTCCATGTGCATTCCCCTACTTTCTTTTTGTCGTGTGTAAATTGTACGTAGGTCCTTTTTCCTAGTGCATCCAGTACACACTTTGTGCGTACGTGCGTTctccttaaaaaaaagtgagtACTCGTATGCtgaaccctttttttttaagggaataTGCTCAACCCTTCGAACACAAGATAACATGCACAGACCCCCTGGGATAAGATAAAACAAGTAATGATTGAAATCCCCTTTTTTCCCACCAGAAAACACTAGCTTATCCAAGTTTGATGGATACTCTCCTTTTAGTAGACTACACGAACTGAATATAATCTTTCCATACTCATTAGTAGACTACACCAAGGTtgcaatatatttttaatcatACTGATtaatcaataaaaaaatggtGCACTTGATGATCCAACTAGTCTTTACAGCGAAGACTAACAGATTAACAGCTTGCATGCACTTCAGACACcagaaaattaaaataaaggCCCGGCAGTCTGCAATGACAGTGTCACCGGGTTCCAACAATGCCCGTTCATAGTTGTGGCCATCCAAACTTTGTACTTAATAAAAATTTAGTAATCGCCGTTGTGCCAACAAAGCCTCCGTAGCATAGTGGTAGTGCGTTCCCTTCGTAAGGGAAAGGTCGTGAGTTCGATCCTCACCGGgggcttcatttttttttacttttgcactttttttttaccagtgTTTAGCGCCTTTTCATTCTCTATTTTTGCAACTTCTAAAACAAATCTTTGGTGTCGCAAATTCTATTCGGATGCTGCTGGCCCAGTTAGGGATAATATCCATGTCAAAAACTCAAAATTGACCTGTGAGGAGACACccgaattttttttcaaccaAGGAAACAGTTAAATGAAATGATGAAAGtctgagtatttttttttctcgagaaaacgcaaaacttgcatctcgatgcattgatagaaagaatGTATTTGCAAGCCCAAGAACAGGCCGACACAACCGAGCACTTAAAACAAAAACACGACCAACGACCGCTAGACTAACATTACAACCAACGCCACCAAACAACCTCAGGCCTAAATGCCaaatacacaaaagtacaggATAACGAAGAAGGCGCCGCGGCCCGCTGGCCTCGCAGAACTCGAAGACAAGCCCGCGAGCCGTCTCGTCAACTGCAGAAGCCTCGGGCCGCCGATCACCGCGCTCGTTACGAACAATGCGTCACCATATCCCACCGCTCCACTGTTGGTCACAACAAACGCCCAACTTCGTCGGTCGATACCCGTCGAGTGCACCCATGCGACCAAGATGCAGCAGCACGGGATCCTTCGCTAACCACTATCCTTGTCATCCAAGGTGGCGCACTTGCACGATGCCGGTGTGTCCAAAATCTGCTCGCTAAAGCTAAGGCGTGTGCCACCGGAACACACTCCAGCCAAGGGTTATCCTCCAAGAACAACGCCTCCAACAAGAGAGCGACGTCACCAACGTCGCCGTCATCCGATCAGGCAAGCCAAATCTGGGTTTTCACCCGAAGGATTGGACCACAGGGCATGGAGGTTAGCTAGggctcctcgacgacgccaCCAAGGAGGGAACGACGCCCGAGagcgtcatcgtcgtcgtcggcaccgacaGAGGTCAGGCAAGGCTTTCACCCGGAGCACCACGAGCAAACTAGATGCAACCAAGGCAATGCAAAGGAACAACGGCAAAGTCTAAGCAACGCCTACAACCGCACTAGTGCAAGAACCTGGATGGCCCACCGTCCCGCCTTCAGAGGCCACCACACGCCGTGCAATTTGGCGCATGCACCGTCCACAATACCAACCCTGAAAGGCGTTGGCACATGGCCCAAACGGCCTGTGCACAGACTAACCCAGGCCCGCAACGAATCTGAAGTTAGCAGGCAGTGCACACAGCACACCCCGAGCTAGAGCCCGACGAAGCGCCCGCTGCAAGCGTGCAACTTGGCACACGCACCGTCCACAATACCAACCCCGAGAGGCGTTGGCACATGGCCCAAACGGCCTGTGCACAGACTAACCCAGGCCCGCAACGAATCTGAAGTTAGCAGGCAGTGCACACAACACACCCCGAGCTAGAGCCCGGCGAAGCGCCCGCTGCAAGCCCCGAGGTATTGCCGGATGGGCGCAAAGGCGCACGTCACACAACCTGCGACGCGACACCAGCGACCACATCAGGCCACACACCAATGCCTGCCTCCCTCTGGGCACCGGCCAACACGCACCAAGCACGGCTCATGAGCCATCTCCCGAACCACCCGCAACCTCCAACCACACCCTCACAGGCACGGACTGCCGGCAGTGAGTAACATCGCAGCAGCGCCCTGCCACACGCCGAGCGCACTATCCAACGCCTTTCGGCCACAACACGACCTGCCGCTGCCTGCACAAGCAACCACCACCAGAGCAGCGCGAGGCGCAGCAAGCCAACCACACGACGCTGCCGCACGCGAGCCACCGCACGCTTGCGTCGCCGCGGATTAGGCCACCATCACCGGAATCGTGCTGCCGCGGATCTGCGAGCCACCGCGTGCTTGCGCCGCCGTGTGCGAGACCACGCACCTGCGCAGCAATGGGTCGATCCACCGTCGCTGGAATCGCGCTGCCTGGGTGGTGCCTCTGCAGCCGGAATCGCGCCACCGCGCGAGCTCGAGGGAGAGCGAGGGAAGAGGATGGgcagagaggaggagatggcAGGGCGGCTGGAaggccctgccgccgccgcgggccggccagcggccgccggcggcagcggcagggggAGAAAGAGCGGTGGAGAGAGGGAGGTTGGGGTCGCCCCGTGAGTCGCAGGAGCGGCTCGCGGGGCGCTAGGGTTTTTGTTCTTCCCGCCTGTATATCGAAAGTCTGAGTATTATCCATTCCAGATTTCATAAGCACTCCATTTCTAATCAGGCAAGTAAAATACAAGGGTTGGTCACGTGATCATGGACCCATGACACACAATTATAGAAAATGTCCAAACTGAAAATTGACTAACAAATCCTTGTCACTCCCTGTCTGCTACTCCCAGCTTCCCTGTATTTAAACCAGCCATCAGCTAAGAGAGATTTGAAAGTAaactaaaagaaagaaagagagtgaGTGAGTGTTGTCACAAACATGTCTGACTCTGTCATGGCGTCTCTGGCTCTGAAACCATCTTCGTCTCCATTGCTGGAACGATCGAAGCTCCAAGCGCGCGACCATCGGTGAGGCCGCCGTTGTTCATAGTGGCCAAGAAGGCGAAGAAGGTCCAGACTTCCCAACCCTACGGTCGGTGCATGCTATAAAATTCAGAGTTGGAAACTGTAAAAATTAGGCTTGGAAGAACTTGACTTGAACGTCAATTTACCTTGTCATAAattttggtactccctccgtccaacaaagtatgtctcaactttgacaaaatttgaatgcatctacacACTAAGGCATGTATAggtacatccaaattttgacaaacttaagacatcttttgttgaacggagagaCTATGTCAACTTGTAGGGCCTTCTGGAGAGGTGGTGTTCAAGGAAGGCGTTGATGCATCTGGGAGGGTAGCCAAGGTCAGTGATAAGCTCAAACATGCACACTGGACAAAAGTATTGTTGCTGTTCATTGCTTAACGACATTCCAATTTAATCAGGGGAAGGGTGTTTACCAGTTCTCCAACAAGTATGGAGCAAATGTTGATGGGTACAGGTAAGAAAACTCGCAAATCCAACAAAGAACAATTACCTACAGTTTTTCTCATAAGGACAAAGAAGATGTTGGTAAAAGAAAATGGATAAAGAAGAAAGCCTGCCAATAATATTGTCTGTAAGAATAAATAGCTACCGCCTGCAGAACTCACAGATCATGCATGGGTTTCAACTATTGTTACATTTTATCAGTTCTTACTGTATTGCAGCCCAATATATACCCCAGAAGAATGGTCTCCAAGTGGTGATGTTTATGTTGGAGGTAAGTGTAAGCTTGCACCtcgaaacaaaaatatttacatTGAACGATGTTACTTTGATTGTGCCAGACactttttattattttaatttttatcaTAAACAATTATATTTAACTTCCTTTCTTGATTTATGCAGGAAAGACAGGGCTATTTCTCTGGGCAGTTACTCTGACTGGAATTCTGCTGGGTGGTGCTCTTCTTGTCTACAGTACTAGTGCCTTGGCTTCTTGAAGCCTAGATATGTGCTTTAGCAAAGCAAGTTATGTACCAAAAAATGTGTATATGATATAGGTTAGAACTTAACAACATATGTAAGGACGTAAATATCGGTACTGGCAGTAAATAAAACCGATAAATAAGTCATGTTCTAAGTATCATGGTGCAGCCATTATTTAGTTACC
This is a stretch of genomic DNA from Brachypodium distachyon strain Bd21 chromosome 1, Brachypodium_distachyon_v3.0, whole genome shotgun sequence. It encodes these proteins:
- the LOC100831067 gene encoding LOW QUALITY PROTEIN: photosystem II 10 kDa polypeptide, chloroplastic-like (The sequence of the model RefSeq protein was modified relative to this genomic sequence to represent the inferred CDS: inserted 1 base in 1 codon) — protein: MSDSVMASLALKPSSSPLLERSKLXSARPSVRPPLFIVAKKAKKVQTSQPYGPSGEVVFKEGVDASGRVAKGKGVYQFSNKYGANVDGYSPIYTPEEWSPSGDVYVGGKTGLFLWAVTLTGILLGGALLVYSTSALAS